Proteins encoded in a region of the Mercenaria mercenaria strain notata chromosome 1, MADL_Memer_1, whole genome shotgun sequence genome:
- the LOC123539057 gene encoding galectin-4-like isoform X2, translating into MANTIHNPGIPYVGPIPGGIYDGLQIHVSGTPEQHHNGFLISLQAGGSIDPRSECAFVFNPRFTDNQVVRNSLQGGSWGAEERHGGFPFHKGHHCDVTIHVKPHHYSVSVNGRHFCDYNHRIQKHRVTHITVEQGIRCNSIRFESHGGGRHGRHGGGIGAAIGQFAGAMFNEFNKPHQPHKQPYPGGGYPPAGAASYPSSGGAPIYNPPVPFVQGLGGLYPNKMIFISGIPHPNASRVTINLQCGHEIVAFHFDVRFSFGNDRNVIVRNTKQTNGWGPEERFLPGGYFPFQQNMYFEVIILAEPHCFKVAVNNQHLLEFNHRIQPLNRVDTLRIDGDLRLTQVRFQG; encoded by the exons GGTATTCCGTATGTAGGCCCCATACCGGGAGGAATATACGATGGCTTGCAGATCCATGTGTCCGGAACACCGGAACAACACCATAATGG gtTTCTGATATCCCTTCAAGCAGGTGGCAGTATAGATCCAAGAAGTGAATGTGCCTTCGTCTTCAATCCAAGATTCACCGACAACCAA GTGGTTAGGAACAGCCTCCAAGGTGGGTCGTGGGGAGCCGAGGAACGACACGGAGGATTTCCGTTTCACAAAGGGCACCATTGTGACGTCACAATCCACGTCAAGCCCCATCATTATTCG GTGTCTGTTAACGGACGTCATTTCTGCGACTACAACCACCGTATCCAGAAACATCGTGTGACCCATATAACTGTGGAGCAAGGGATCCGCTGTAACTCCATTCGCTTTGAGAGTCATGGAGGA GGAAGGCATGGACGTCATGGCGGCGGAATAGGTGCGGCAATTGGTCAGTTTGCCGGGGCAATGTTTAATGAATTCAACAAACCGCATCAGCCACACAAGCAGCCC TACCCAGGAGGAGGTTATCCACCCGCTGGAGCGGCCAGTTATCCGTCCTCTGGTGGAGCCCCGATATACAACCCG CCAGTACCTTTTGTGCAAGGCTTGGGCGGATTATACCCAAACAAGATGATTTTCATCAGCGGAATTCCACACCCGAACGCAAGCAG gGTTACAATTAATCTGCAGTGTGGACATGAAATCGTCGCTTTTCACTTTGATGTCCGTTTCTCATTCGGAAATGACAGAAACGTTATTGTTCGAAACACAAAACAGACGAACGGTTGGGGACCAGAAGAAAGGTTTCTACCCGGTGGTTACTTCCCCTTTCAgcaaaacatgtattttgaagTGATCATTCTGGCTGAGCCGCACTGTTTTAAG GTAGCTGTGAACAACCAGCATTTACTTGAGTTCAACCACAGGATTCAACCACTTAACCGCGTTGACACACTCCGCATTGACGGCGACCTGAGGCTCACCCAGGTCAGGTTCCAGGGATGA
- the LOC123539057 gene encoding galectin-9-like isoform X3 has protein sequence MANTIHNPGIPYVGPIPGGIYDGLQIHVSGTPEQHHNGFLISLQAGGSIDPRSECAFVFNPRFTDNQVVRNSLQGGSWGAEERHGGFPFHKGHHCDVTIHVKPHHYSVSVNGRHFCDYNHRIQKHRVTHITVEQGIRCNSIRFESHGGGRHGRHGGGIGAAIGQFAGAMFNEFNKPHQPHKQPYPGGGYPPAGAASYPSSGGAPIYNPPVPFVQGLGGLYPNKMIFISGIPHPNASRVTINLQCGHEIVAFHFDVRFSFGNDRNVIVRNTKQTNGWGPEERFLPGGYFPFQQNMYFEVIILAEPHCFKVHRLHAAW, from the exons GGTATTCCGTATGTAGGCCCCATACCGGGAGGAATATACGATGGCTTGCAGATCCATGTGTCCGGAACACCGGAACAACACCATAATGG gtTTCTGATATCCCTTCAAGCAGGTGGCAGTATAGATCCAAGAAGTGAATGTGCCTTCGTCTTCAATCCAAGATTCACCGACAACCAA GTGGTTAGGAACAGCCTCCAAGGTGGGTCGTGGGGAGCCGAGGAACGACACGGAGGATTTCCGTTTCACAAAGGGCACCATTGTGACGTCACAATCCACGTCAAGCCCCATCATTATTCG GTGTCTGTTAACGGACGTCATTTCTGCGACTACAACCACCGTATCCAGAAACATCGTGTGACCCATATAACTGTGGAGCAAGGGATCCGCTGTAACTCCATTCGCTTTGAGAGTCATGGAGGA GGAAGGCATGGACGTCATGGCGGCGGAATAGGTGCGGCAATTGGTCAGTTTGCCGGGGCAATGTTTAATGAATTCAACAAACCGCATCAGCCACACAAGCAGCCC TACCCAGGAGGAGGTTATCCACCCGCTGGAGCGGCCAGTTATCCGTCCTCTGGTGGAGCCCCGATATACAACCCG CCAGTACCTTTTGTGCAAGGCTTGGGCGGATTATACCCAAACAAGATGATTTTCATCAGCGGAATTCCACACCCGAACGCAAGCAG gGTTACAATTAATCTGCAGTGTGGACATGAAATCGTCGCTTTTCACTTTGATGTCCGTTTCTCATTCGGAAATGACAGAAACGTTATTGTTCGAAACACAAAACAGACGAACGGTTGGGGACCAGAAGAAAGGTTTCTACCCGGTGGTTACTTCCCCTTTCAgcaaaacatgtattttgaagTGATCATTCTGGCTGAGCCGCACTGTTTTAAG GTTCACCGTTTACATGCAGCATGGTAG
- the LOC123539057 gene encoding galectin-4-like isoform X1, with protein MANTIHNPGIPYVGPIPGGIYDGLQIHVSGTPEQHHNGFLISLQAGGSIDPRSECAFVFNPRFTDNQVVRNSLQGGSWGAEERHGGFPFHKGHHCDVTIHVKPHHYSVSVNGRHFCDYNHRIQKHRVTHITVEQGIRCNSIRFESHGGGRHGRHGGGIGAAIGQFAGAMFNEFNKPHQPHKQPYPGGGYPPAGAASYPSSGGAPIYNPPVPFVQGLGGLYPNKMIFISGIPHPNASRFTVYMQHGSHHEPQHIGMCFDARFMYGNDRNIVVRNHKQGNWGQEERHCPYFPFTPSANFEMIILVEPHCYKVAVNNQHLLEFNHRIQPLNRVDTLRIDGDLRLTQVRFQG; from the exons GGTATTCCGTATGTAGGCCCCATACCGGGAGGAATATACGATGGCTTGCAGATCCATGTGTCCGGAACACCGGAACAACACCATAATGG gtTTCTGATATCCCTTCAAGCAGGTGGCAGTATAGATCCAAGAAGTGAATGTGCCTTCGTCTTCAATCCAAGATTCACCGACAACCAA GTGGTTAGGAACAGCCTCCAAGGTGGGTCGTGGGGAGCCGAGGAACGACACGGAGGATTTCCGTTTCACAAAGGGCACCATTGTGACGTCACAATCCACGTCAAGCCCCATCATTATTCG GTGTCTGTTAACGGACGTCATTTCTGCGACTACAACCACCGTATCCAGAAACATCGTGTGACCCATATAACTGTGGAGCAAGGGATCCGCTGTAACTCCATTCGCTTTGAGAGTCATGGAGGA GGAAGGCATGGACGTCATGGCGGCGGAATAGGTGCGGCAATTGGTCAGTTTGCCGGGGCAATGTTTAATGAATTCAACAAACCGCATCAGCCACACAAGCAGCCC TACCCAGGAGGAGGTTATCCACCCGCTGGAGCGGCCAGTTATCCGTCCTCTGGTGGAGCCCCGATATACAACCCG CCAGTACCTTTTGTGCAAGGCTTGGGCGGATTATACCCAAACAAGATGATTTTCATCAGCGGAATTCCACACCCGAACGCAAGCAG GTTCACCGTTTACATGCAGCATGGTAGCCACCACGAGCCCCAGCATATCGGGATGTGTTTCGATGCTAGATTTATGTATGGCAATGACCGCAATATCGTTGTTAGGAACCACAAGCAGGGCAACTGGGGCCAGGAGGAGAGACACTGCCCGTATTTTCCTTTCACGCCGAGTGCaaactttgaaatgataattttgGTTGAGCCGCATTGCTATAAG GTAGCTGTGAACAACCAGCATTTACTTGAGTTCAACCACAGGATTCAACCACTTAACCGCGTTGACACACTCCGCATTGACGGCGACCTGAGGCTCACCCAGGTCAGGTTCCAGGGATGA
- the LOC123539057 gene encoding galectin-4-like isoform X4: protein MANTIHNPGIPYVGPIPGGIYDGLQIHVSGTPEQHHNGFLISLQAGGSIDPRSECAFVFNPRFTDNQVVRNSLQGGSWGAEERHGGFPFHKGHHCDVTIHVKPHHYSVSVNGRHFCDYNHRIQKHRVTHITVEQGIRCNSIRFESHGGYPGGGYPPAGAASYPSSGGAPIYNPPVPFVQGLGGLYPNKMIFISGIPHPNASRFTVYMQHGSHHEPQHIGMCFDARFMYGNDRNIVVRNHKQGNWGQEERHCPYFPFTPSANFEMIILVEPHCYKVAVNNQHLLEFNHRIQPLNRVDTLRIDGDLRLTQVRFQG, encoded by the exons GGTATTCCGTATGTAGGCCCCATACCGGGAGGAATATACGATGGCTTGCAGATCCATGTGTCCGGAACACCGGAACAACACCATAATGG gtTTCTGATATCCCTTCAAGCAGGTGGCAGTATAGATCCAAGAAGTGAATGTGCCTTCGTCTTCAATCCAAGATTCACCGACAACCAA GTGGTTAGGAACAGCCTCCAAGGTGGGTCGTGGGGAGCCGAGGAACGACACGGAGGATTTCCGTTTCACAAAGGGCACCATTGTGACGTCACAATCCACGTCAAGCCCCATCATTATTCG GTGTCTGTTAACGGACGTCATTTCTGCGACTACAACCACCGTATCCAGAAACATCGTGTGACCCATATAACTGTGGAGCAAGGGATCCGCTGTAACTCCATTCGCTTTGAGAGTCATGGAGGA TACCCAGGAGGAGGTTATCCACCCGCTGGAGCGGCCAGTTATCCGTCCTCTGGTGGAGCCCCGATATACAACCCG CCAGTACCTTTTGTGCAAGGCTTGGGCGGATTATACCCAAACAAGATGATTTTCATCAGCGGAATTCCACACCCGAACGCAAGCAG GTTCACCGTTTACATGCAGCATGGTAGCCACCACGAGCCCCAGCATATCGGGATGTGTTTCGATGCTAGATTTATGTATGGCAATGACCGCAATATCGTTGTTAGGAACCACAAGCAGGGCAACTGGGGCCAGGAGGAGAGACACTGCCCGTATTTTCCTTTCACGCCGAGTGCaaactttgaaatgataattttgGTTGAGCCGCATTGCTATAAG GTAGCTGTGAACAACCAGCATTTACTTGAGTTCAACCACAGGATTCAACCACTTAACCGCGTTGACACACTCCGCATTGACGGCGACCTGAGGCTCACCCAGGTCAGGTTCCAGGGATGA